From the Ignavibacteria bacterium genome, one window contains:
- a CDS encoding T9SS type A sorting domain-containing protein: protein MKKILLFTLFALILMNTKSWAINYYVDASRGSDANSGRSSSLPWKTIQKAANSMAAGDTCFVVPGSYPERINVSTSGTQNAPIVYKALGQGAVTKGFTIIANYVTVDGFEVTETSRTSWVEGAGFHIKGQYVKVLNNYIHITYREGIRLGDDAASTATANCLLQNNKIIRVGQSGILVCGANNMVRGNEIAGVVQWAVTNPQNLDAVGLRFFGTGHIICNNYIHDILLSDPENGNAPHVDAVQTWGPATYMTIENNTFAMAEPTLNKQISMVTEVNAPVNDITYRNNVCYNTLRGLNIYGSHVSGTSTPIENLKVENNTFDGFVDNPVELHDCPNAKVMNNIFNNTVELYIDDKTASGGLQIGYNSFFHTDGTLPAGTHYQGDLWGTDPKFVSPSQRDYHLQATSGLIDKGAVLSDVTADLSGISRPQGTSYDMGAYEYASSTVIVNPTTDVSSPKVMGASLTSSSKLVITFSEKIASAEALLKSNYSISNGITVRGVTMNSTQDGVILSTSKHRRGIVYTVTVSNIKDLAGNVISSFDNKAQYQLGIGKEAEAADEDMTPENYELSQNFPNPFNPSTVIKYSVPENSFVTLKVYDMLGKEVATLVHEQKSQGSYEVQFDAGKLSSGTYIYQMKTNNFIENKKMIIEK, encoded by the coding sequence ATGAAAAAGATTTTATTATTTACACTGTTTGCTCTAATTTTAATGAATACTAAGAGCTGGGCAATAAACTACTATGTTGATGCCTCCAGAGGAAGCGACGCAAACTCAGGCCGCTCGAGCTCACTCCCCTGGAAAACAATTCAGAAGGCTGCAAACTCCATGGCTGCAGGAGATACATGCTTTGTCGTTCCGGGCAGCTATCCTGAAAGAATAAACGTCAGCACCTCAGGCACACAGAACGCTCCAATTGTATACAAGGCACTTGGGCAGGGTGCTGTAACAAAAGGTTTTACAATAATTGCAAACTACGTTACGGTTGACGGCTTCGAGGTAACAGAGACAAGCCGCACAAGCTGGGTTGAGGGAGCAGGCTTTCACATCAAAGGGCAGTACGTAAAAGTCCTTAATAACTACATTCACATTACCTACCGCGAAGGTATCAGGCTCGGCGATGATGCGGCTTCCACAGCCACGGCCAACTGCCTGCTTCAGAATAATAAGATTATTCGCGTAGGCCAATCAGGAATTCTTGTCTGCGGCGCAAATAACATGGTAAGAGGAAATGAAATTGCAGGCGTTGTACAGTGGGCCGTAACAAATCCGCAGAACTTGGATGCCGTGGGTTTAAGGTTCTTCGGTACAGGCCACATTATCTGCAATAATTATATTCATGACATTTTGCTCAGTGATCCTGAAAACGGCAATGCCCCTCACGTCGATGCTGTACAAACATGGGGACCTGCCACATACATGACAATTGAAAACAACACATTTGCCATGGCAGAGCCTACCTTAAACAAGCAGATATCCATGGTTACAGAAGTTAATGCCCCGGTTAACGACATCACATACAGAAACAACGTTTGCTATAATACTTTAAGAGGCCTTAATATCTACGGAAGCCACGTTTCCGGTACTTCCACACCTATTGAAAACCTGAAGGTTGAGAACAATACATTTGACGGCTTCGTGGATAACCCGGTTGAACTGCACGACTGCCCGAATGCAAAGGTAATGAATAATATTTTCAACAATACTGTTGAGCTCTATATCGATGATAAAACCGCCTCAGGAGGCCTTCAGATAGGCTATAACAGCTTTTTCCATACTGACGGTACACTTCCTGCCGGAACGCATTACCAGGGCGATCTGTGGGGCACAGACCCTAAATTTGTCAGCCCCTCTCAGAGAGATTACCACCTCCAGGCAACATCAGGACTGATCGACAAAGGAGCTGTTCTTTCTGATGTTACAGCTGACCTTAGCGGAATTTCCAGACCCCAGGGTACGTCATATGACATGGGTGCTTATGAATATGCATCTTCAACCGTTATTGTAAACCCGACTACAGATGTATCATCCCCCAAGGTTATGGGAGCCAGCCTGACTTCATCTTCCAAACTGGTAATAACATTCTCTGAAAAGATTGCTTCGGCTGAAGCCCTGCTAAAGTCGAACTACAGCATTTCCAATGGAATAACAGTACGCGGCGTAACTATGAATTCAACCCAGGACGGTGTTATTCTTTCCACTTCAAAGCACAGAAGAGGGATTGTTTACACTGTAACGGTAAGTAACATAAAAGATCTGGCTGGCAACGTGATCTCATCATTTGATAACAAAGCACAGTACCAACTTGGTATCGGCAAGGAAGCTGAGGCTGCGGATGAAGATATGACGCCTGAGAACTACGAGCTTTCACAGAACTTCCCGAATCCTTTTAACCCCTCAACGGTTATTAAGTACTCTGTTCCGGAGAACTCTTTTGTAACACTTAAGGTGTACGACATGCTGGGTAAGGAAGTTGCAACGCTGGTACATGAGCAGAAGTCACAGGGAAGCTACGAGGTGCAGTTTGATGCCGGAAAGCTTTCAAGCGGAACTTATATTTATCAGATGAAGACAAACAATTTTATTGAAAACAAAAAGATGATAATTGAGAAGTAA
- a CDS encoding peptidoglycan bridge formation glycyltransferase FemA/FemB family protein: protein MKLIAQPDASSVYKKRMEFFETPGKITVEVDNVDEKLWDSYLEEFEDASLYQTWAYGKYFTGGKNLSHLILKRNGHIAALSQARILTVPFLQRGIAYIFWGPLWKRKGVLPDNRILADILKAMNREYVEKRKLMLRIVPGLFEEEYEEIFKHSHYEKNNSYKPQRTIIVGLEASLPEIRGGFHHKWKNHLNVAERNELQVLRGTSEDLFLMFNGLYTELLQTKDIPVPADIDNFIRIQHNLSQRHKMQIMISTSQGRAAAGLVASLVGSTGICLLAAANKEGRGLLGTYLLQWEMIKWMKEQGARAYDLGGIDAENNPGGYRFKSGMGGREVRFSGQYESCWSLSSRIIVNTGEYLRRRKKKS, encoded by the coding sequence ATGAAGTTAATTGCACAGCCGGATGCTTCATCGGTTTATAAAAAGAGGATGGAGTTTTTTGAAACCCCGGGTAAAATAACTGTCGAAGTGGATAATGTGGATGAGAAGTTGTGGGATAGTTATCTGGAAGAATTTGAGGATGCTTCCTTGTACCAGACATGGGCCTACGGAAAATATTTCACTGGGGGAAAGAACCTGAGTCATCTGATACTTAAAAGAAACGGGCATATAGCAGCTCTTTCTCAGGCAAGAATACTTACGGTCCCTTTTCTGCAAAGAGGAATCGCATATATTTTCTGGGGTCCCTTGTGGAAAAGAAAAGGAGTACTTCCTGACAACAGGATCCTTGCAGACATACTGAAAGCAATGAATCGCGAGTATGTTGAAAAAAGAAAACTGATGCTCAGGATTGTCCCCGGATTGTTTGAGGAAGAATACGAAGAGATCTTTAAGCACTCTCATTACGAGAAAAATAATAGCTACAAACCGCAGAGGACAATTATAGTAGGCCTTGAGGCTTCACTGCCTGAAATAAGGGGAGGGTTCCATCATAAGTGGAAAAACCACCTTAATGTTGCCGAAAGAAATGAACTGCAGGTCCTCCGGGGAACTTCTGAGGATCTGTTTTTAATGTTTAATGGCCTCTACACAGAACTCCTTCAAACGAAGGATATTCCGGTGCCGGCTGACATAGATAATTTCATTAGAATACAGCATAACCTTTCCCAAAGGCATAAGATGCAGATAATGATCAGCACTTCGCAGGGCAGGGCGGCTGCGGGCCTTGTGGCCTCGCTCGTCGGCTCAACGGGCATTTGCCTTCTTGCTGCAGCAAATAAAGAAGGACGCGGGCTCCTGGGGACTTACCTTCTGCAGTGGGAGATGATTAAGTGGATGAAAGAACAGGGGGCCAGAGCCTATGACCTCGGGGGAATTGACGCTGAAAATAACCCCGGCGGCTACCGCTTCAAATCAGGCATGGGGGGAAGGGAAGTCAGGTTTTCCGGACAGTATGAATCCTGCTGGAGCCTCTCCAGCAGGATCATTGTTAATACAGGTGAATACTTAAGAAGAAGAAAAAAGAAATCTTAA
- a CDS encoding DUF1565 domain-containing protein — MGTCLRLFLLAVILTAAGCSSYASSTYYVDINNGSDSNSGRSESEAFKTIQKASEVIAAGDICIVKKGNYPERVYIHTSGTSKSPVTFRASGKGVVTKGFTVEADHVEIDGFEITSTSPKGWKEGAGIHLRGRGLKILNNYIHDVFLEGIRLGDDLTSDATSRCLIRGNRMARCGQAGIQIAGQNNTIENNDISGTVQWSRTNPQNLDADGMRFFGSGHIIRKNRVHDISLNDPENGTHPHIDCVQTWGPASNITFEENDFSLGERSLNKEIVMITEVTPPVRNIAFRNNIFHDTFRGLNIYGSHSPAHPSPIYEVFIINNTFVNITDNAFELHDTHNAKVINNIFYNCTALFTDPSSRRGTLDVGYNCYFRTDGKETEGIIHSPGDLLNINPGFQNPGKKNYRLKSTSPLKGRGKNLSEEKGEAQRKTKKAKTSDIGANITL, encoded by the coding sequence ATGGGTACATGTTTAAGATTATTTCTGCTGGCCGTTATTCTTACCGCTGCAGGGTGTTCGTCATATGCATCAAGTACATATTATGTCGATATAAATAATGGGAGCGATTCGAATTCCGGGCGCTCTGAATCAGAGGCTTTTAAGACCATACAGAAAGCCTCCGAGGTTATCGCTGCAGGCGACATCTGCATTGTAAAAAAAGGGAACTATCCCGAAAGGGTTTACATCCATACTTCAGGCACCTCAAAATCCCCCGTCACATTCAGGGCTTCCGGCAAAGGTGTTGTTACAAAGGGTTTTACTGTTGAGGCAGACCACGTTGAAATTGACGGTTTTGAAATTACTTCGACCTCTCCTAAAGGCTGGAAAGAAGGAGCCGGCATTCACTTAAGGGGACGCGGCTTAAAAATTCTCAACAATTATATTCACGATGTATTTCTTGAAGGAATCCGCCTTGGAGACGACCTCACTTCCGATGCAACAAGCAGGTGCCTTATCAGGGGAAACAGAATGGCGCGCTGCGGGCAGGCCGGAATTCAGATTGCAGGACAGAATAACACAATTGAAAATAATGACATTTCAGGAACCGTCCAGTGGTCAAGGACAAACCCGCAGAACCTGGATGCCGACGGCATGAGGTTTTTCGGCTCAGGCCACATAATAAGAAAAAACCGCGTGCACGACATTTCACTTAATGACCCTGAAAACGGCACCCATCCTCATATAGACTGTGTTCAGACCTGGGGGCCTGCAAGCAATATTACGTTTGAAGAAAATGATTTCAGCCTGGGAGAAAGAAGCCTGAACAAGGAGATTGTGATGATAACTGAAGTTACCCCGCCGGTAAGGAATATTGCTTTCAGGAACAACATTTTCCACGATACGTTCCGCGGACTTAACATTTACGGCTCACATTCCCCCGCTCACCCAAGCCCTATATATGAAGTTTTTATAATAAACAATACATTTGTCAACATCACAGACAACGCATTCGAGCTGCATGACACGCACAATGCAAAGGTAATAAACAATATTTTTTATAACTGTACCGCTCTTTTTACAGATCCCTCCTCCAGAAGAGGCACTCTTGATGTGGGCTATAACTGTTATTTCCGCACCGACGGCAAAGAGACTGAAGGGATCATACATTCCCCCGGAGACCTCCTGAACATAAACCCGGGGTTTCAGAACCCCGGGAAAAAGAATTACAGGCTCAAAAGCACTTCTCCTCTTAAAGGGCGCGGGAAGAATTTATCGGAGGAAAAAGGTGAAGCCCAAAGGAAAACAAAAAAGGCAAAAACTTCCGACATCGGCGCAAATATAACTTTATAA
- a CDS encoding polysaccharide deacetylase family protein, producing MNLLVKYAVPLRADYAGSLQKGKNYVVLTFDDGFKSLIKNAIPELVKLGIPCAIFFPAKYLGRRPGWEFNKRFNDEDEEIMTARDIKNLPADSVLIGSHSLSHRIMTDLDPLEVEEEFTKSKEYLESLIGNAVHLFSFPYGAFNKSLIEHALEAGYKRAFTSSYEVLASELNSSAVGRVRVDPSDSILEFKLKILGAYKWMNYFRPLKEKLLSLKGRSVAIKKTDADYRASEAGS from the coding sequence ATGAATCTCCTGGTAAAATATGCCGTGCCCTTAAGAGCCGACTACGCGGGCAGCCTCCAAAAGGGAAAGAACTACGTAGTGCTGACATTTGATGACGGCTTTAAGAGCCTGATTAAAAATGCCATCCCTGAACTGGTAAAACTTGGAATTCCCTGTGCAATTTTCTTCCCGGCAAAATACCTGGGGCGCAGGCCCGGATGGGAATTCAATAAGAGGTTCAACGACGAAGATGAAGAGATAATGACAGCCCGCGATATAAAAAATCTCCCGGCGGATTCTGTCCTGATCGGATCGCATTCATTATCACACAGGATCATGACAGACCTAGATCCCCTGGAGGTCGAGGAAGAATTCACAAAGTCTAAGGAGTATTTAGAATCATTAATCGGCAATGCTGTTCACTTGTTTTCATTTCCATATGGCGCTTTTAACAAGAGCCTCATTGAACATGCACTGGAAGCCGGATATAAAAGAGCCTTTACAAGCAGCTATGAAGTGCTGGCATCTGAATTAAATAGTTCCGCAGTTGGCAGGGTGAGGGTCGACCCCTCGGATAGTATACTGGAATTTAAGCTGAAAATACTGGGGGCCTATAAATGGATGAATTATTTCAGGCCCCTGAAAGAAAAGCTCTTAAGCCTGAAAGGCAGGAGCGTGGCAATAAAGAAGACTGACGCAGATTACAGGGCGTCGGAGGCTGGTTCATAA
- a CDS encoding glycosyltransferase family 2 protein has product MKTTYVLITAAKNEEAFIEDTIRAVLRQSILPLKWIIVSDGSKDCTDEIVRQYEADYDFIQLLKVTSNEGRDFASKVYAVNIGYTLIKNLSYDFIGILDADITFEVDYYKKLLKEFDVNPRLGLAGGQIFDLYDGKMHKGINSDNSVGNAIQFFRRECFDKLGGLTPIANGGEDGVAEISVRMHGWEVKSISHLPVLHHRRTGTAVLNILNFKFRQGAVEYCLGYHPFFQAMKCIFRFREKPYVIGSIFRFAGFWWTTLKQEERPVNIDFVRYVRKEQMERITNILYQRNFYCLSKTDKNKEYLV; this is encoded by the coding sequence ATGAAGACGACTTATGTGTTGATTACCGCAGCAAAAAACGAAGAGGCTTTTATTGAAGACACAATTAGAGCTGTGTTAAGGCAGTCTATCCTTCCGCTTAAATGGATTATTGTAAGCGACGGATCAAAAGACTGCACAGATGAAATAGTAAGACAGTATGAGGCAGATTATGATTTTATTCAACTCCTCAAGGTGACGAGTAACGAGGGGAGAGATTTTGCCTCTAAAGTCTATGCGGTAAATATAGGCTACACACTCATAAAAAATCTTTCATATGATTTTATAGGCATTCTGGATGCCGATATAACGTTTGAAGTGGATTACTATAAAAAGCTGCTGAAGGAATTTGATGTTAATCCCAGGCTTGGCCTGGCCGGAGGACAGATATTTGATCTTTATGACGGCAAGATGCATAAAGGAATTAACAGCGACAACAGCGTCGGAAATGCCATTCAGTTCTTCAGGCGCGAGTGTTTTGATAAGCTTGGCGGGCTTACCCCGATTGCAAACGGCGGAGAAGACGGCGTGGCTGAAATATCTGTCAGAATGCACGGCTGGGAAGTTAAATCCATTTCACACCTCCCGGTCCTTCACCATAGAAGAACGGGTACGGCAGTCCTGAACATTCTTAACTTCAAGTTCCGCCAGGGGGCCGTTGAGTACTGCCTCGGATACCATCCCTTCTTCCAGGCTATGAAATGCATTTTCCGCTTCAGGGAAAAGCCATATGTCATAGGAAGCATATTCCGCTTTGCAGGGTTCTGGTGGACAACCCTGAAGCAGGAGGAAAGGCCTGTAAATATTGACTTTGTGCGCTATGTAAGAAAAGAGCAGATGGAACGCATAACAAATATTTTATACCAAAGAAATTTCTATTGCCTTTCGAAAACAGACAAAAACAAAGAGTATCTGGTGTAA
- a CDS encoding O-antigen ligase family protein, whose protein sequence is MTDLYLILAILIAGILAAAVIYISVIRYEAALLLVVISPWVSAIFFNNSPSFDYQSEGGLGSYLRIGILALTGIAGVIKYLKLLPVNRGRISVHFILLGVFLVLAFVSVSYSIDKEFTFIRTASFLALGGFLLGLDSWLQSEKEFETSLNVVFFFIAFSVIVNSLALILLPGRVWWWEAEERFLGLWDHPNTLGGLCMVSYPVLMWKYRRAVSLNSKLFVIALGILTLILHYLTGSRTSIVVAIVGLITWYLVERKLLKAGIIAALFILLAVLVTQFKPQVFQREGDSGITDLTGREGFWQGARILISERPLQGYGYSVEGKVWEDARFYDPKNSLWIGSSRASLHNGYISVVIGVGLLAFLLWCAVLILPLWRISFIPESDYKALIIALIVMILLSNFAETAITGGNSINSIFFWIAWVLAGRSAVLKTGNNLIETPYLIGE, encoded by the coding sequence ATGACAGATCTTTATCTCATATTGGCTATTTTAATTGCAGGCATTCTTGCCGCGGCAGTTATATATATATCTGTAATCAGGTATGAAGCCGCTCTTTTACTCGTTGTTATATCCCCCTGGGTTTCTGCAATTTTCTTTAACAATTCGCCTTCATTCGACTACCAGTCCGAAGGGGGATTGGGCTCATACCTTAGAATCGGGATACTCGCCCTTACAGGAATTGCAGGCGTTATCAAATATCTGAAGCTTCTGCCTGTAAACAGGGGAAGGATATCAGTCCATTTTATACTCCTTGGCGTATTCCTCGTTCTGGCATTTGTATCTGTCAGTTATTCCATCGATAAGGAATTTACATTCATACGCACGGCATCTTTTCTTGCACTCGGGGGATTTTTGCTCGGACTGGACAGCTGGCTTCAAAGTGAAAAGGAGTTTGAAACTTCGCTTAACGTGGTGTTCTTCTTTATAGCTTTTTCCGTAATAGTAAATTCACTCGCTCTTATACTTCTGCCCGGAAGAGTCTGGTGGTGGGAGGCTGAAGAAAGATTCCTCGGGCTCTGGGATCACCCCAACACCCTGGGCGGGCTCTGCATGGTATCCTACCCCGTGCTCATGTGGAAATACAGGAGGGCTGTGAGCTTAAACTCAAAGCTTTTTGTTATTGCACTTGGCATACTGACGTTAATTCTTCACTACCTGACCGGAAGCCGTACATCAATTGTTGTTGCAATTGTCGGGCTTATAACGTGGTATCTTGTTGAGAGAAAACTTTTGAAGGCGGGAATTATTGCTGCCCTGTTTATTCTGCTTGCAGTTCTTGTAACACAATTCAAGCCTCAGGTTTTTCAAAGGGAGGGAGACAGCGGTATTACCGACCTTACTGGACGCGAAGGTTTCTGGCAGGGTGCCCGCATCTTAATTTCCGAGCGTCCCCTCCAGGGCTACGGCTACTCTGTGGAAGGCAAGGTGTGGGAGGATGCGAGGTTCTACGACCCCAAAAACTCCCTTTGGATCGGAAGCTCAAGAGCTTCACTACATAACGGATATATCTCAGTTGTAATAGGTGTCGGCCTGCTTGCATTTCTACTATGGTGCGCAGTTCTGATTCTTCCTCTATGGCGCATTTCTTTTATACCTGAAAGCGACTACAAGGCATTGATTATTGCCCTCATAGTAATGATTCTTTTATCGAATTTTGCCGAAACTGCAATAACCGGGGGCAACTCAATTAATTCAATATTTTTTTGGATAGCGTGGGTATTGGCGGGAAGGTCAGCTGTTCTGAAGACCGGGAACAACCTGATCGAAACCCCATACCTGATTGGAGAGTGA
- a CDS encoding polysaccharide biosynthesis protein, translating to MNLKIFGKNAIVYSVGTVVLRASSFLLIPLYTHYLSLSDYGLLSTLLLTIQILVTIVDFGIRSGMMRFMAKYEQENRLKEFLGSALAVNIMGGLLTTLVTIYLFSPILRVVLHSGDISNYIMLTCLTAVVQSLCINIISYYRAKNQGLVFMIINLAASLLLIAGSLLFLVKLNMGIQGILISQIMSYGIIWAVVTAAVSLKHGLSVSPKLFLLLLKFGFPLIFAMAGNLLMNTSAVYFLGYFTNLEQVAIYSLAFKIASIAEMVVILPFQMAYEPFVFANLHNPEIKATISKLTTYLLLTFTVVGFLIVFVFRGLIHLIAPPEYSDAYIFIFLLLPGIAAQGLQYVGQSLLHVQNKTHVTGIIVFSLSLFSVALNYIFIRQYGIWGLVAVFNIIMFTIAVMLLVQGSRTFTLRLELRRVIMVSLAFIILLVNAFTFRNVPAYFYYPVALIVLLSTGLTLYWGKFLKKNEKAFLSGLFKKKNNRAIEKQLTGENL from the coding sequence TTGAATCTTAAAATATTCGGTAAGAATGCAATTGTATATTCGGTCGGGACGGTGGTTTTAAGGGCTTCATCATTTCTGCTTATTCCGCTTTATACGCATTATCTCTCCTTGAGTGACTACGGGCTCCTTTCCACGCTTCTGCTGACAATTCAGATACTTGTTACAATTGTGGACTTTGGTATCAGAAGCGGTATGATGAGGTTTATGGCAAAATATGAACAGGAAAACCGGCTGAAGGAATTCCTGGGAAGTGCTCTGGCTGTGAATATTATGGGCGGCCTTCTGACTACACTTGTTACAATCTATCTTTTCAGCCCTATACTTCGCGTAGTGCTGCATTCAGGGGATATCTCAAACTACATTATGCTTACCTGCCTTACGGCAGTTGTACAGTCATTATGCATAAATATTATTTCTTACTACAGGGCAAAAAACCAGGGGCTGGTTTTTATGATTATTAATCTGGCGGCCTCTTTGCTGCTTATTGCCGGAAGCCTCCTGTTTCTTGTGAAGTTAAATATGGGAATTCAGGGCATACTTATTTCACAGATCATGTCCTATGGCATAATCTGGGCTGTTGTAACAGCTGCTGTTTCTCTTAAGCACGGCTTGTCAGTCTCACCAAAATTGTTTCTTCTGCTTCTGAAATTCGGGTTTCCTCTCATATTTGCCATGGCAGGAAATCTATTAATGAATACATCGGCTGTCTATTTCCTGGGATATTTTACAAACCTTGAGCAGGTGGCAATATACTCACTTGCCTTTAAGATTGCATCAATTGCCGAGATGGTTGTAATTCTTCCTTTCCAGATGGCATATGAACCCTTTGTCTTTGCCAATCTGCATAACCCTGAAATTAAGGCAACAATATCAAAACTTACTACCTATCTGCTGCTTACTTTTACCGTAGTAGGATTCCTGATAGTTTTTGTATTCCGCGGCCTCATTCACCTTATTGCCCCGCCTGAATATAGTGACGCCTACATTTTTATATTCTTACTTCTGCCCGGTATTGCGGCCCAGGGGCTGCAATACGTGGGACAATCCTTGCTGCACGTTCAGAACAAGACTCATGTAACAGGAATAATAGTTTTCAGCCTCAGCCTTTTTAGTGTGGCATTAAATTATATATTTATCCGCCAGTATGGAATCTGGGGGCTCGTTGCTGTATTTAATATCATCATGTTTACAATTGCCGTAATGCTTCTTGTTCAGGGCTCCAGGACGTTTACTCTCAGGCTTGAACTAAGGCGCGTTATAATGGTAAGCCTTGCCTTTATTATACTCCTTGTAAATGCTTTTACATTCAGGAACGTTCCTGCATATTTCTATTACCCCGTGGCTTTAATTGTACTTTTGTCAACGGGTCTCACGCTGTACTGGGGCAAATTCCTCAAAAAAAATGAAAAGGCATTTCTATCCGGGTTGTTTAAAAAGAAGAATAACCGGGCAATTGAAAAACAGCTTACTGGTGAAAACTTATGA
- a CDS encoding glycosyltransferase family 4 protein, translated as MSKNICMVVLSSYPYDPRVRRQAEVLEEEGYHVDVICLREAEQAETEKMGLVTVHRIMRSVNKESILRYVWLSFMFSLLSIIKMQTLAMKKDYRLIQVHNMPDFLIFTGIVQKMLGKKLILDIHDLTVDLFETKWPDKKKSLMMSAVRKVEKLSCSFADHLITVTEACRDKLVERGVPPEKITLVLNTADTRIFQFDCNRTFERIESGARLLYHGTVAERFGIHTAIEALALLQNKIPRSTLHIYGKYDTDYRIKLEGQIRDLGLEGLVFLNGARSLEEIYEIIKKSDLGLVPYVDDPYMNLALSTKTFEYAATGLPVIASNLYSLSLIFDQSSIKFARADKPEAFADAIAELCLSPEKRMQISQNANEVVSAISGTVMGKRYLNLVESLGK; from the coding sequence GTGTCTAAAAATATCTGCATGGTTGTTCTCTCGTCTTATCCTTACGACCCCCGCGTAAGACGACAGGCCGAAGTGCTTGAGGAAGAAGGTTATCATGTTGACGTTATCTGCCTCAGGGAGGCTGAACAGGCAGAGACAGAAAAGATGGGTCTTGTAACAGTGCACAGGATAATGAGAAGTGTAAACAAGGAAAGCATTCTAAGATACGTATGGCTGTCTTTCATGTTTTCCCTGCTTTCCATTATTAAGATGCAGACCCTGGCCATGAAAAAAGACTACAGGCTTATACAGGTGCATAATATGCCAGACTTCCTCATCTTTACAGGTATTGTGCAGAAGATGCTCGGGAAAAAACTCATTCTTGATATTCATGACCTTACGGTGGACCTCTTTGAGACAAAGTGGCCGGATAAAAAGAAATCCCTGATGATGTCGGCTGTAAGAAAAGTTGAAAAGCTCTCGTGCAGTTTTGCAGACCACCTTATAACCGTAACTGAAGCATGCAGGGATAAACTTGTCGAAAGGGGAGTTCCGCCGGAGAAAATCACTCTTGTCCTTAATACGGCAGACACCCGTATATTCCAGTTCGACTGCAACCGCACTTTTGAAAGGATTGAATCCGGGGCCAGGCTACTTTACCACGGCACAGTTGCTGAAAGGTTCGGAATACATACTGCAATTGAGGCACTTGCGCTTCTGCAGAATAAAATCCCACGGAGCACACTTCATATTTATGGCAAATATGATACCGACTACAGAATTAAACTCGAAGGACAGATCAGGGACCTGGGCCTTGAAGGACTCGTTTTCTTAAACGGCGCCAGGAGCCTTGAAGAAATTTATGAGATAATTAAAAAATCTGACCTCGGCTTGGTGCCTTACGTTGACGACCCGTATATGAATCTCGCATTGTCAACTAAAACATTTGAATATGCTGCAACAGGTCTCCCTGTAATTGCATCTAATCTATACTCTCTTTCACTTATCTTCGACCAAAGCAGTATTAAATTTGCACGGGCAGATAAGCCTGAGGCTTTCGCTGATGCCATTGCCGAGTTGTGCCTTAGTCCTGAAAAGCGCATGCAGATCTCGCAGAATGCAAATGAAGTGGTAAGCGCAATTTCAGGCACCGTAATGGGAAAGAGATATCTCAACCTTGTGGAAAGCCTGGGAAAATAA